GCTCCCTCTCCGTCTACATCGCCTACCACTGGCGGGCACGGATCGCCCTCGGAGTTTCCCGGCAGAAGTTCCGGCCGGCGCCACGGGTCGATTCCGCCGTCGTCGAATTCGTCCGCCGCACAGAGCCGCCCGTGCAGGTCGCCGAGCCGGCGCGCTTCTTCCGCCTGGTGCGGGCCTGCTTCGCCCGCCGGCGCAAGCAACTCGGCAACGCCGCCGTCGGTGAACTGGGCCTCGAGCGCGAGGACTGGCTGGAAGCCCTCGCCGCCGCCGGGATCGAGCGCCGCCGCCGGGCCCAGGAACTCGACCTCGCCGACTTCGCCCGTCTCGACAGACAACTCTAAGGAGCCGAGCCGTGCAGCTCGATGAACGCTTCCGCCGCGACTACTCCGCCCTGGCCGCACGCCTGGCAGACTGGACCGGAAACTACGTCCGCCAAGCCGGCTTCTCCCGCGTCGTCATCGGCGTCTCCGGCGGCGTCGATTCCGCTCTCAGCGCCGCCCTGGCCGCCCGGGCCCTGGGAGCGGAAAACGTTCACGGCCTGCTGCTGCCCCACGCCGCGAGTGACCCCGCCTCCGAGCGCGACGGCCGCCTGGTCTGCGAGCACCTGGGCCTGCCCCACGAGCGCCTCGAGATCACCCCCTACTGCGCCCCCCTGCTCAACGAGATACCGGAGTCGGACCGGATCCGCCGCGGCAACATCAAAGCCCGGATGCGGATGATCATCCTCTTCGACTACTCGGAGAAGCTGCCCGCCCTGGTGCTGGGTACGGGCAATAAAACCGAGATCCTGCTGGGCTACGCCACCCTCCACGGCGACAACGCCTGCGGCCTCGATCCCCTGGCCGAGCTCTACAAGACCGAGATCTGGGAGCTGGCCCGGGAGCTCGAACTGCCCCAAGTCGTCATCGACAAGACCCCCACCGCCGATCTCTGGGCCGGCCAGACCGACGAGGGCGAGCTGGGTATCAGCTACCGCAGCGCCGACCCCATCCTCTACGACCACGCCGAGGGGGGCCTGGATCGCGACGGCTTGATCAGCGCCGGCCATCCCGCCACGGCCGTCGACCACCTGCTGGGAATCGTCTCCCGAACCGCCTTCAAGCGCCACCTGCCCGCCCACCCACCCAGCTACCGCTGACCGCCATATTCAACTCCCGCGCCGCCCGCCATTTGGCAAGCACTTGCCAAGGGACGGCCCGCCGTCCAGCATTGTAATCGTAGATAATCCGCCAGCCGATGATCCGCAGGCGATGGCTGCAGAACCACCTCCGCCGGGGAACCATGCGCTTGCTCATCCCAGCCCTGATCCTGCTGGCCGCCGCCGGCTCCCGTGGCTTCGAGGGCCTCCCCCCGAACCCCGGCGCCGAGCTGCGCCTCTATGCCGACGAGGCGGCCTGGGGCGAGGTTCACGTTCAACTCGTCAACGACGTCTTGGACAAGCCGACGCCCACCTACAACACCAGGCCCGGCACCGGGGAGCGGCTCACCGCCCTCGATATGCTCGACGGCTGGAATACCATCCCCCTCGACCCCGCCTGGATCGGCAACCTGATCGACGATCCGTCGCTCAACCACGGCTGCCGCCTCGAGGACACCGAACAGCCGATCGAAAGCAACGGCTGCAACGACGAAACTCACAGCCGGGAACACGCCGCCGACCCATCCGAGCATATCGTCACCTACTCCGGCCGGGGTCTCGAGACTGCCGGCCGGGGAGCCGTCAAGGCCCGTGACGATTAGCTCCGGCCGCCAAAAACGACGACCTGAAACCCCGCCAACTCACCAAACCCCCGGCGCCGGAACTGGCACGGTTTTTGCGGAGGCGAACCGTTATCATCACGCGTAACGGTCGCCGAGATGCAAAAACCGTGCCAGTTCCGGCGCCGGCGTAGTTAACAACGGCGGCGGCCTTGCCTGTCGTCGTTTTTGGCGGCCGGAGCGGGTGGGAAAACGGGGCTGAAGCTGCTAGAATAACCGGAGAGTCGATACAAGGTCGCGATAGCCCTACAGTCGAGCAGGCTGACACCAACCGCAGAACGGCTTCGGTTCGATGCAGGCTCTGAGATATGAACGCTACGGATAGCCCGAGGTCCTGTAGTTGGTCGAGCTTCCGGCGCCGGAACCGGGGGCGGGCGAGGTGTTGATCGAGGTTCGCGCGGCGGTGCTCAACGCCGCCGACGTTCGCCTGATGCGGTCCGACCCCTTCTTCGTGCGTTTCTTCAACGGGCTGTGGCGACCGCGAATCCGGCCGGGCGCCGATGTGGCCGGCGTCGTGCGCCAGGTGGGCGCCGGGGTCGAGGAATTCGCCGTCGGCGACGAGGTCTTCGGCGATATCTTCGATTACGGTGCCGGGGCCGTCGCCGAGTACGCGACCGCGGGGGAGGATGTGCTGGTGCGCAAGCCGGAGAACGTGTCCTTCGTCGCGGCGGCGGCGCTGCCGGTGGCTGGACTGACGGCCCTGCAGAGCCTGCGCGACAAGGGTGGTATCGTCGCCGGACAGCGGGTGCTGATCTACGGCGCCTCGGGCTCCGTCGGAACCTATGCCGTCCAGCTGGCCAAGCACCGGGGCGCCCACGTCACCGGGGTCTGCAGCACCCGCAACCTCGAGCTGGTGCGCGGGCTGGGCGCCGACGAGGTCATCGACTATACCGCCGAGGATTCCACCGCCCGGGACGAGACCTGCGACGTGATCTTCGACGCCGTGGGCAAGCTGAAGCGCTCCCGGGCCGCTCGCGCACTCAAGCCCGGCGGCGTCTTCCTCTCGGTTATGAAAAACCCCGCGGGCCGGACCGGGGAGCTGGAGCTGCTCAGGGAGCTGAGCGAAGCCGGCGTGTTGCGCCCGGTCATCGACGGCCGTTACCCTCTGGAGGAGATCGTCGCGGCTCACCGTTACGTCGAGACGGATTACAAGCGGGGCAACGTCGTCGAGGTGGCGGAACCGACCTGGTCCGCCCCGGCCGGTCCACCGCTCAACGGCAAGCCGGGTTTGTGATACGCTACTCACCGTCGGGGCGA
This portion of the Candidatus Coatesbacteria bacterium genome encodes:
- a CDS encoding NAD+ synthase, with protein sequence MAGSPRRRRDRAPPPGPGTRPRRLRPSRQTTLRSRAVQLDERFRRDYSALAARLADWTGNYVRQAGFSRVVIGVSGGVDSALSAALAARALGAENVHGLLLPHAASDPASERDGRLVCEHLGLPHERLEITPYCAPLLNEIPESDRIRRGNIKARMRMIILFDYSEKLPALVLGTGNKTEILLGYATLHGDNACGLDPLAELYKTEIWELARELELPQVVIDKTPTADLWAGQTDEGELGISYRSADPILYDHAEGGLDRDGLISAGHPATAVDHLLGIVSRTAFKRHLPAHPPSYR